GAAATCTAAGAGTGAAGCACAAAGAGAAATCAAAGGAAATTCAATTTCTGTCAACAAGCAAAAAGTAAATGATACTTTTACAGCTAATGAAACTGATCTTATTGATGGCAAATTTTTATTGCTTCAAAAAGGGAAGAAAAGCTATTTCATTGTGAAGGTTATTTAATTTTAATAAATGAGGCGGTTCGAAAGACCGCCTCTTTGTATTGATAATTTATCTAAAAATAAAGTTCTTATTCTTTTAATTTTATATTTCTCCTGTATCAACACCGTTTTTACTTTATTTGCTTAACAGAATTAGGAAGACTGTAAGTGACATTCCTTTTTTCATCAAGAAAATCTATTTTTGTCATTCCTGCTACTGGTGAGCGCTCTTTGTTCGAAATCGTCACCCTGAGCCGACCATCCTTTTGAAGAATATTGATGCGTACAACATCAATTTCATCAAATTTCTTTTTGTTTTGGGAAGAAAACGCAGTCAAAAATATAAAACCCGCCATGAAAATCATTACTATACATACAATCTGTAAACGGAATACCTTTGTTCGAGTTTAGCAATAATTTTGAAACGGATTTGAATAAAACTGATCGTGATTATTTTTTAATAACTTTCCTGATCTGTGTTTTTCCATCTTTAAAGCTCATTTTCAGGTAATAAACTCCTAAAGGGAATCCTGAAATATCAACCTTATCTGCTGTATCCGACTCATAAATTTTTCTACCTTCTGCATTGCTAAGTTCTACTTTGTCAATAAGTTCATTATTTTTTATGGTAATAAAATCTGAACTTGGATTGGGATAAATATTAATTTTCCTATCCACTTTTATGTCATCCGCAGATAAAACAAGGTTATTATTTCCATAGCTTAAGCTACGGTTATGAACGGTAGGATATCCTGTCACTGTTGTATCAGCAAAAGCTATTGTTAGTAAAGCCCCCGAATAACCGGACGAAATCCAGGTATACATCTCAATCACAGAACTAGTAAAAGGACTTCCTGTTACATTGGTAGATATATTCATTACTCTTTTCATTCTTAAGGTATTGGGAAAAGTACCTAACGGCGTCTTAAGTGTTCCGTAAGCATCTACCGTCACGGTATGATTCCCGGTTTCCGATGTTCCCGCAGGAGTGCTATGTGCGGTCCATGAATCTGTAAACGACTGTAAATAGGTAACCGGAAACTTAAGTTCCAGTTTAGGATCATCAAAAGTGTATAAAGTTGCTCCACTCGGGTTAGTAGATTTATTACCAATTGTGGAAAGCTCATTATTTGAATACAACATGTAATCATATGTATATGAACTTCCGCTTCCAGCCCCTGTCATTTTATTAGCTCCGGGAAAATCTGAACAATTAGCATTACCGGGACAATTGTACATCGTCTGCGATATTGTTGCAGCAGAAGAATATTGAGAAAAATCCCATGACACATTGGCTCCCGATGGACCTGGTGCTAAGCTGCCTAATGTTGTAGGATCTGCATGCTGGTAAGTAGTGGTTCCCGGCTGGATGGCATGATCAGCTGAAATAACCGGCTGGGCCATCAGTTTCGCCATAGTCACAATTAAAAAAGTAAAATATATTTTTTTCATAATGATCTTATTATTCAGTTTACTTTATTCGAATCTCTATAGTTCCTTCATCAAAACTTTCAACATTTTTGTCTGTAAAGATATTCTTTGCTTTGGGCTGTATACTTTCCAGCAGCTTCTCAGAATTCCCGGAATGCTTTACCGTAACTGTAGATAACGAAGCATTATATTTCATACTGCTGCCAGTAACTCCTTCAGACCCTTCAATGATGGCATTGAGCTTTTTCAGATTGGTAAGGTCTATGTTGGAAATCTTTATGATTGTCTGGTTTTCATCTGCCTTAGCAGTGACTTTGTTCTGCTTGTTTTTTTTCCCAAATAACGAACTTATTTTCCCTCCTGTTTTAGAAGCCCTGTCCGCAGTATTGGATGCATTATCTACTTTACTTACTGCGTTATCTATTTTGTCTAAAAAGCTCTGTGCTTTTGCGGATGAGATGCCGATCACGGATAAGGCAAAACTCATTAGTACTATTTTTTTCATATTATTCAGTTTAAAGATTAGTAGAGTTTTTATAATTATTTTGTAATACAAATTTTGTTTAATCCGAGTCAGGAAAAAACTATATCAGTGAATATTTTATAAAAAACAACAGAACTTTTTATAAAAAGTAAGCCTCAAAAAAAACAATATAAACAACTAATAAACAATATATTAAACACAATAAAACATTCTCATATCTTTCTTAATTTGAATTATGATTTAATATGAGTCTTTAATTCTTAATTTTATATTATTATTCAACTATAAAACAAAAGCCGGGGCTTCAAAGTTTCTTATGAATAAAAATTACATCCAGATAATGAAATCATTAGAAAGCCGGACCAAGCTTAATTCAAAAAAGTTATCAAGAAAGAACTGCAAACCATTACCGGTTCGGGATTTGTTGATGAAGATACAGGTGACAGTAATAAGTAATAATGGTAGAGACACAATAATGTCGGAAGCTCAGGAAATAGTGCATATTATCCGGATCTTATTGGCTACCTGATGAAAAAGGAAATTTTCAAAATTCCGACCCTAACAACACTTTTTAATAAATAAAAATACCCATTATGAAAACACAACACATTAAAAAATTATCTAGAGAAGAAAAGTTAAGCATCATTGCCGGAAATACAAAGCTAAATGAAGAGGGAACTAACGGAGGAGGGACCAATAACGGTAGTGGTTCAGGAAATATTCTGAACCCGTGTCTTGATAAGATTACTAAATGCCTTTCTTATAATAAATGTAAACAAGAATATGTTACCCAGTGCTAAACAAATATCTCTTCATTCGTGAAAAACAGTACTTATAAATTTTCATCGTTTAATTTTTCAATATACTGAAACGGAGTAACTCCCGTTTTTTCTTTGAATGTCCTTGCAAAGGAAATCCCATTTCTATACCCCACCCTATCAGCCAGTGCCTGGGTAGTATAATGCCTTAATTTTTTATCTTCTGACAACTCTTTCAGTATATAATTGATTCTTAATTCATTGGTATATTCACTGAACGATTTTTTTATATATTTATTAACTGTTTGTGAGAGATAAGTAGTATTGGTACCTAATTTTTTTGCCACATAAGCCTGGTTATATTCTTTTTTGAGGTAGAGTTTTTTTTCCACCAGCTCAAGAAACCTTTCCATAATCTCAGCTTCTTTTTCATTACTGATTGTAAATTGATTTCTTTTGGCTTGTATATTTAAACTATTATTCTTTACCTGCAGCAAAATATCATCAAGATGTTTTTTAATTTTTTTCTTTTTACGGATTTGATAGAAGAGATAGGCAATAATACAACCTAAGAGTAAAAACAGGATAATGATAAAAAGCAAACGTTCTCTTAACATCGAAGAACTTTTATCGATCTCATCATTCAGATTTTTAGAATTAATTTCTTTGTAGATATCTGCAATATTCTTTTTCTCGATTTCAGAATTTCTCTTATAAAGCCCAATAAATTTACTATTATAAAACGCTACAGAGTCTGTTTTTCCTTCTGCAAGATATATTTTGGATAAATAATCCTGGGCAAAGATATAATCGGTATTTATTAGGGAATCTTTTTCCATTTGCTGGGAAAGTGCAAGAAAATTATGTTTGGATCTTTCATAATCATCAGACTCATAAAAGTTGACCCCTAAATTATATTTAAGATTGAAAATTTCATCCTTAAACTTTAAATCCTGGTAGATGTTCAGGCTTTTTAAATAATATTGGGTTGCTTCAGAATAGTTCTTCTTCTTATTATTGAGTGTACCCAGTTTCAGATACGTAACCGCTAGAAGCTTTTTATCTTTTGTAGAACGAAGCAGCTGGTTAAAATTTTGTAGAGCACTATCTGCATATACCCTGTTTTTTTGAGGATCTGAAATAAACTTATCAGAATATAAATGTCCCAGGTTGGAAAATATATTATTATAAATCACCTCAAAGGTTTGCGGCTCATATAGTTTTTTATTTTCTTTCAAAAGAGAGAGAACCTCATGAGTCTCTACAATAGCATCGTCCGTCTGCTTGATATTGAGCTTTACATAAGCAATATTCCCTTTGATTTTAATATGTTGGCAGATATCATTATTCTTTTGGGCAAAGAAATCTGCTTTTATAAATTTTTTAAGGGCTTCTTCCGGTTGGTGGTTAGCCATATCAGTATTGCCCAAAATATTATATATATGAGATAAATTTCTGTAGTTATTCTCTATCTCAGGGATCCTATTCAGATAATGATTAATTTTTAAGAGGTAAGGCTGTGTATTCTCCTTTTTTCCCGTAATGGTCAACAAATATCTTTTTGCTGCGTAACCAAAAGCCTGGTCCGCATCATTTTGGGAAGAAAAAATTTCATCCACATATACCAGTGCACTGTCCACCCCTATTTTTTGATAGATAAAGAATTTATCTTTGTAAAATTGGATATCCTTTTTCTGTGAAAACACAACAGAAAATACAATCAAGAATAAAAATACGGTAATTCTTTTTTCCATCTTTTTGTATTTAAATAGTACATCAATATACTTAATTTACTCTTTACTACGTAAATACATTAATCTTTATTTTTTTATGGCATTAATACGGAGATTATAGCTATAAAATATTGTAATGAGCATTCAATATTGATCTGGAATCAAAAAATAAGACTTTATTGATGGCAAGTTTTTATTGCTTCAAAAAGGAAAGAAAAGCTATTTCATTGTGAAGGTTATTTAATTTTAAAACGATATAAAGAACCGGCGCTGAGATAAATCTCAGCGCCGGCTTTTATTTTGAAAGTATTATTAGTTTTTAAAATATATAACTTGCAGAAGCGGATAAATACTGACCACTGGAAGTTCCTTCTTTTTTCAGTTCACCATCTACCCAAATTTGAACTTTTAAAGTAGAAGATGCATCGACACCAATTGCATTTACCACAACATTAGCATTGTAAGCACCTGCTTCTGATGTCACTTCAGGACTTGACCATGTTGTTCCACTAAGGCTTGAAGCCGTTGTAGCATTCCCGTCAATTCCGTACACAGCTGCATCAATATTAGTTCCCGCAGAGGCAATAGCCTTAAAAACTACTTTATGGCTCTTTTTTGCTCCATTTACATTATCATCGTCATCTTTACTACAAGACGCTACAAACCCTAATAATATTGTTGCAAGAAGCACTACAAATGTACCTTTCAACAGTTGGCTTATTCCTGTTTTTTTCATAATCTTTTTGTTTAAATTTTAGTTACTTTATTTGATATTCTATGATTAGTGATTCCGTACCTGCAAAGCTATTGGAGTCATTGAACTTTATCAATCCTGAAAATTGTGTAATTTTTTCTACCTAAATTCTGGTATTTTTTATGCTAAAATTTTTAAGTAAATTGACCGTTTATAAAAAATATATTCTACAGAACTGATACCTGATGAAGAGATTACTGATCCTGTTAAGCATACTACTGTCCTTTGGCCTACAATCACAACAATTGATTCCCCTTAATGAGAAACCTTATTTGGACAGCTTACAAAACGTACTAAGAAGTGGCGGAACTACGGCAGCAAAAGTAAATACCACTTTTCTTTTGTCAAATTATTATAGAAATATTGATTCTCTTTTAAGTAAAAAGTATCTGGAAAGTGCAAAAACTCTTATCAAAAGTGATGCTTTTCTTTCAGCTAAATATAATTTTTACGAAGCACAATATAATCTTGATCGAAATAAAGAGAAAGCCGCCATTTCTTACCAAAAAGCGATTAAAGCATTATCAAAATTCAAAAATGAAGAATCTGATCTTCTTCAGGCAGCAGCCTGGTATAGCTATGGGGTCACACAGAAAGACAAGGAAGGTTATCCTTTTTTAGTGAAAACGATTCTTGAAAAAAGTATTCCATTGGCTAAAAAATATGAAAATAGCAGGAATCTTGGACTTTTATACACTCAGCTTGCCGTTATCCTTACTTACAATGCAGAATTTAAAAAATCTGAGGAGTATAATACTAAAGCTTTAAAAATTCTTGAAAAAAACTATCCCAATTCTCCTGAACTATTCTTCACCTACTTAAATTTAGCCAATAATTTCTGTTATCAGGCCAAAGGGGATGAAGCTAAAAAGTTTTTGGATAAAGCCGAAGCACTCATTGGTCCTCATCCGGATTCCTCCGTGAATGCTTTTTATTATTATGGTAAAACGCTTTATTTTATTACCCGACAAAAGAACCCGGAAGCATTACCCGTTATTGAAAAAGGTATTTATTATGCTAAAACTTTTAATCAGAATCTATTGGCGCAGATGTTTTATTTCAACAAATATGACATTTTAAGAAAATTAAAAAGGTATAATGAGGCTAAAGGTGCTTTAGAAGATATTTTAACAGAAAAATCGCTTGCTCTTGATCTCAATAACAGAAAGACCATTTATAAGCAGCTTTCTTCTTTACATGAAGAGATGGGGAATACAAAAGAAGCTTTAGGTTGGGAACAGAGATATTCCAAACTTAATGATAGTCTGAATAGTGAAAATGTGAAGCTTGAGATCAATAAAATTGAAGCCAAGTTCAATACAGCAGAAAAAGAAAGAAAAATTGCCACTTTAAACGCTGAAAAGAACCAAAAAGAACTGGAAGTCAACAAGAAAAACTCCTATTTATGGGGATTAAGCCTTATTTTATTATTAGTTATAAGTCTTTTGATCTTCCTTTATATCATTTTGAGAAAGAATAAAAAAATCTCTAAGCAGAAGATTAATGAGATCAAACAAAAGGAAGAACTCTCTTTAACAAAAGCTATTCTTGAGGGAGAAGAAAGGGAAAGAGAACGTATTGCAAGAGATCTTCATGATGGATTAGGGGGAATGCTAGCTGGAGTAAAAATCAATTTTTCAACATGGTCTGCCAGTCATTTGGATCCTAAAAAAGACCAGGAGTTTTATAAAATCCTGGGACAGCTGGATAATTCTGTAGGCGAACTTCGGCATGTGGCAAGAAACCTGATGCCTGAATCATTGCTTAATTTCGGGTTGGAAACCGCCCTCAATGACCTTTGTGAATTTTACAACAGAAAAGATATTGAAATTGATTTCCAGGCAATCAATATTGAAAAGAATCTACCATTAAATATTCAGCTTAACATTTACAGGATTGCACAGGAATTATTGGCTAATGCTATCAAGCATTCTGAAGCCACCGGTATTTTATTACAATGCTCCCAATCTGAAAAAGATTTTTTCATCACGATTGAAGACAATGGAAAAGGTTTTGTAAACAACAAAGAACAAAAAACCAAAAGCATGGGGCTCCGTAATTTAAAGAACAGGGTGGATTACCTGAAAGGAAACATGGAGATCAACTCAGACAGCCAAGGTACAACGATTAATATAGAACTCAACATAGATGGAGAATGAAAAAATAAATATTGTCATCGTAGACGATCACCCTATCGTCATTGAAGGTCTGAAAATGATGCTGAAAAGCCAGCCTTCATTCAATATTCCGGAAACTTTTACTTCCGGTTCGGAGATCATCCGTTTTATGGATTCCAATAAGGTTGATATTATTCTTTTAGATATCACACTACCTGATGCGAATGGTACAGAACTATGCAGGGAAATCAAAAAGAAATCTCCAGAAACGTCAGTGATTATGTTCAGTAATCGTTCGGAAAGGAGTATCATCATGCAGTCTATCCAAAACGGAGCCAGTGGTTACCTTCTCAAAAATACATCTATTGAAGAACTGGTGATTTGCATCCAAGGAGCATTATCCGGTGACATTGTTTTTTGTAATGAAACCAAACAGATCATCAGCAGACCTTCTCAAAATGAGTTGCCAATTCCCAGGCTTACTAAAAGAGAAAAGCAAATCCTGCATCTTGTAGCACAGGGTAAAACAAGCAATAGAATTGCAGAAGAGCTTTTTCTAAGCCCACTCACTGTAGATACCCATCGGAAAAATCTTCTGCAGAAATTTCAGGCTAAAAATTCTACAGAACTCGTAAACCAGGCTATAGAATATAATCTGATTGAAAAATAAAAAAAACCGCTCTTGCAGCGGTTTTTATTTTATATAGTAAACTTTATTTATGGCTCAAGGAAGCTAAAAGCAACTTTTACAACCTGATTATCACCTTTTCCTGTAACTTTAGCAGTTCTGGCAACCTCTCCATCTATCAAAAGAGTAATGGTAAGTTCTGAATTTGCCTGTGGCAATACAGCATTCGCAGCAAAATTGATCTGTGCCTGGCTGGAATTAACCCACATTTCACCACTTGTCCAACTTTCTTTTAAAGGTGCAGTAGGCGTACTGTATATAGTATTCTGTGCAGTTCCTACCTGGGTTACCACAGAGATAAGCTCTGATCCTGTAGTAGCTTTCGCTACAAATTGAACCACATGATCCTGAAATTCATCATCGTCATCTTTTTTACACGAATTTACCACAGTAATCACTGAAAATAACAAAACGAATAAAGAAGAAAGTCTAAGTAAACTTTTTAAATTGTAAAATTGCTTCATTTCTCCAAATAGATTTTTTAATGTTCCAAATATAAGTTTTTTATTAATATAAAAATATCTTTAGTGAAAATTTTACAACATTTTTTTACAAAAAATATCAAATCAACAAAAACAGAATTCACTTTAAAAAACCCAATAATACAACGCAATCCTCTAATTATTAAACATAAAACATCATTATATTTAGAATTATTTTAATACTCATAAAAAGTAACATTACAAAAATAGAATTATTGTGTTTTTATTTAAAGATTAGCGTTTACTTTTTATCTTTTGAAAATGATTTTTTTAGCTCTCATATATGAATCATAAAAGTTAAGATTTACAATGTAATTTATTAATTATATTTGCTGTATGAATTTAGATTATTTAGTAAGAGAGCCGGAAAATATTACCTCTGCTACTCCTATACTTTTTATGCTTCACGGCTACGGCAGCAATGAGCAGGACCTTTTCAGCTTTAGAGAAACCCTTCCAAAAGATTGGATCATCATTAGTTTCAGAGCTCCCAGAGATACTCAATTTGAGGGATATTCATGGTATGATATTAATTTTAACGACCCTGAAAATTTCATTGATGTTCCTCAGGCTAAAGAATCTTTAAATGCTGTACTGGAAAGTATATTAAAAATCATAAATAATTATGGTCTCACTGAAAGCAAAGTTCATTTATGCGGATTCAGCCAGGGAGGAATATTATGCTATGCTCTGGCATTAAAATATCCTGAATTATTTACAAATGTTGCCTGTTTGAGTTCTTATGCAGAAGAAAAGATTCTGGATGGAATTGTAAAGGACAAAAAGAAACTGGAAAAGCTGAGATTCTTTGTATCTCACGGTACAGATGATGCTGTGATTCCTATTGATTGGGGAAGAAAGGCTGCTGAGCTTCTTTATGACCTCAATTGTTATTTCACATTCAGAGAATATATGAGCGGGCATGGAGTCAATCAGAAAAATTATATGGATTTAATGGATTTCTTCTCAAAATAAGCAGATTCCAATTTTAAAATAAATTCAATAAAAATAACAAATCTATTGTAGTTCGTATAAACATTCCAGTATTTGGAATGTTTTTTTATTACCATAAAGATAAATTCAGTAAATTGAGTATATGAAACTAAAGCTACTTTTACTGGGTTTATTATTGGGTATTTTTATCCATGCACAGAACTCTTTCAGACTACTCAATACTCAGAAAACAGTCATCCCTTTTCAGCTTATCAACAATCTGATTTTTATCCCAGTCAACATAAATGGAGCCAACCTAACCTTTATGGTGGACACCGGAGTAGCAGAAACCATTCTTTTCAGCCTGGACAATAAAGAAGTTAAGCTGAGTAATGTTGAAAAAATAAAGTTTTCCGGGCTTGGAGGAAGCCTAAGTATAGATGGATTAAAATCAGAACGTAATATCGGTAGAATTGGAGATGAGATCATCAATACTTCTATGTCTCTTTATGTGATTCTTGATGAGGAATTCAATATTTCCTCTCATGTAGGAATTCCTGTAAACGGCGTTATTGGTTACCATTTTTTTAAGGATCACCCGATCGCTATTGACTATATTTCTAAAAAAATAACGGTTTATGAGAATATGGATCCTTTAAAAAGGAAGATTAGAAAATTTGATGAAATGCCGATCAGTATTGAAAAAGATAAACCTTATCTAAACGCCGGCGTAGAAATGACCCGTGAAAAGAAAGAATCAAAACTTCTTATTGATCTTGGAAACAGTGATGCAATCTGGCTCTTCCCTACTCTTATTAAAGATTTTGTTTATAACCGTCCTAATATTGATGATTTTCTGGGCCGTGGATTCAATGGAGATATTTATGGTAAAAGAAGCAGAATCCATAATTTTTATCTTGGTGATTTTAAATTTGAAAAACCGCTTACCGCTATGCCTGATGAGTTCTCTATTCAGCATGTGAGCCTGGTCAAAGACCGGAAAGGCTCTGTAGGAGGTGAAATCATGAGACGATTTTCTATTATTTTTGATTATGCTAACAATAAGCTATATTTGAAGAAAAACAGAAATTTTGACGATCCTTTCCATTTTAATATGAGTGGACTGGATTTTAAACAGGACGGACTTGAATGGCAGCAGGATAGAGTGAAAATTGAAACTCAAACAATGGGTAGTACAACTAATACAAGTGAGGTATATAAAGACTCTTTTCAATATAAATTCAGTCTGAAACCTTTATTTTCTATTGCTGGAGTGAGAAAAGATTCACCGGCTTATGTAGCAGGCTTAAAAAAAGACGACAAAGTGATCAGTATCAATGGAGACAAAACAGCAGACATGAAGCTTGAGAAAATCCTTGAAATCATGAAGTCCTCAGAAGGAAGAACGATCACCATGGTTATTCAGAGGCAAGAAGAAAAACTTACTTTCCGTTTTAATTTGGAAGATCCGATCCCTTATCAAGAATAAACAATATGACAACTGAAGAAACTACCTTAGACAGAATAAGAACGCGACCAAGATTTAAGATGTTTACTCATCTTACCAAGGAAGAGTATGCTGAAAATCTGAAAAAATATCTCGCTGAACATAAAAATGAGTTTTCTGGCAACATCAATAAAGAGGTTGCTACCATTTGGGTGGAAACAAAATTTGATAATTACTGGAAACCGCGTCTTGCTTTGCGCGTCGAAATGGAAGATGATGAAACAGTAATACGGGGAGTTTTTGGTCCCAGCTCTGCGGTATGGACATTCTTCATGTTTCTTTACTTTTCCTTTTCTATTCTTTGGATGACCTTTTTCACTATGTATTACGTGGAAAAACAAATAAAAAGCGCCGAATACCCTTGGGCACTGAGCGCTTCTTTTATCATGTTATTTTTTATTCTTCTCACTTATATTGCGGCAAGATTCGGGCAGCATAAAGGGAAAGATGAAATGCTTAAGTTAAGACAGTTTGCTGAAGAATCTACTTTACAATTTGAGAAGAAGATTATTTAGACAAAGTATCTGTAGGCCTTTCATTCTGAATAGGAGTAGCCATTGCTTTTGCTGTTTTAATGGAATCGGCTACTTTTTCTCTGTTAGCCTGTTCCTTCAGCATTTTAGGAACATCCGGTTCCAATAATTTTGTAAGCTCTTCAACAGATATATTATTGGCATTTGGGTCATTTAGAAGCTTTTTCCATGGTCTTCTTCCGCCCCAATTATAATCACCAAATACCATTACCGCTGTACCTCTCGCCTTTGTAGTGGCACCCCCTGGATTCAGTATCCATGTATCAGCATAAGAATACAGCCATTGTGCATCTTTTCTTAATAGTCTTAAACAGGAATGTGATGCAGGATATCCAGGAAGTGTATATTCGTGCCAGCCGATACCCCCTATGTTATGGATATTAAAATTGTAAGGAAGTTTCCATTCACTGCTTACTGTAGAAATGGACAGTTTCTTTTTCCAGTTGGCAAAAGTGAGTCCTCTCGTTGTCTGTGCAGTCTTTTTCCCCATACTGGTTGGTCCCCATTTCACAAGACCTCCGTTAGAGTATACCGCATAAGCCTGGATCGGATAAGAAAAGATCACGAATTTCTTCACACCACTTAACACGTCAAGCTGCATAGGAAATGGAGAATACGCCATTAAGGTAGTGTCTATTTTAGCAGGAACTACCAAGGTATCAGCATTCCATTTGCTTTTAGAATCCAGTCTGTTTAATGCTAAAATAGCCGTGCGTTCCTTCTCATCATACTTTTTACTGAATGCTGCATATACAGAATCCCGCATTTTTTTATCTTTTGGAAGGACAAAGGCATTATAAAAACCATTCTCCTGCATCATAGGCGGAGCAGATTCTTTTTTAACCACAGGCACTGAATCTTTCTTTATAGAGTCTTGCTCTGTTTCCGGAGTTTCGGAAGCAGAAACAGTATCTTTAAAAGTATCGCTGATTTTTTCTATTTCCTTTTTACAGGAAACAAGGAATACTGCACATAAACAGGCGTATAGAAATGATTTTTTCACAGATATGTTCTTCATAAATAAATTAAGGTCATTTAGTTTGGCTACCCAGTACAAATATCAGACCTAAAATTGAATCCTAAAAGACATTATGAAAAATACCGTAAAAAAACGGTGATTCAATATTTTTTTAAAGCAGTTTATTGGTTTTCGCATAAGATAACGCTTCCGCAATATTGCTTACACCAATTTTTTCAAAAAGTTTTTTGCGATGAAATTTCACAGTATCTGCCGTAATAAAAAGTTTATCTGCAATTTCACTGATCGTATGACCACTGGTGTACAGGCTTAAAATTTCATATTCTCTTGAAGATAGTTTTATCTTTTCACTTTTCTCCCATTTATCTGCTATAAGATCATATTTCCAGATTTCATCAGAACCTTCCTTACTGAGGACTACATTTCCGGAAGACGTATTATTAGAAAGGGAAACAGCACACAAAGCTTTCCAAACCTGCCCATCTTCGGTAAGGAACATAGGCGCCAGTTTATGATTAACCAGAATCATATTCTTTTTACTATTGATCAGATTGAAGTCATAGGAAATAGAATAAAGCTTCCTGTCCTCTATCGGAATCTTATCATAAAATTTAAATCCTGCTTCATTGATCTTAACCAGCATTTCCAAATCCTCCGGTTTCACATTCTGGAAATAAAATGCATAACCGAGATTCTTTACTTCTTCTGAGGTTTTACCACATAGAAAAAGAGGGTTTTCTGAAACATATTCAAACCCCTTAGTTTGATAATTGATAACATACAGGCTTTGGTAGGTGGTTCTGGCAAGTGCTTTTACAGCCTCAAGATAATCCGCGTCCTGACTGAAATCAATGTCAGCATCTTTACTGACCTCATTTTTTTCGTTAAAAAATCTTTTAATCTGTTCCATATTTTTTAAAAGCTTTTCTCACTACTACACTAAAGGATAGTTTTTAACTTTTATACCACAAATCTACACAAAAGTGTAGCAATTCTCAAAATGCTGTGATATAGATTTGCAAACGATTTGCATGATTGTACCTT
This Chryseobacterium sp. G0162 DNA region includes the following protein-coding sequences:
- a CDS encoding T9SS type A sorting domain-containing protein; translation: MKKIYFTFLIVTMAKLMAQPVISADHAIQPGTTTYQHADPTTLGSLAPGPSGANVSWDFSQYSSAATISQTMYNCPGNANCSDFPGANKMTGAGSGSSYTYDYMLYSNNELSTIGNKSTNPSGATLYTFDDPKLELKFPVTYLQSFTDSWTAHSTPAGTSETGNHTVTVDAYGTLKTPLGTFPNTLRMKRVMNISTNVTGSPFTSSVIEMYTWISSGYSGALLTIAFADTTVTGYPTVHNRSLSYGNNNLVLSADDIKVDRKINIYPNPSSDFITIKNNELIDKVELSNAEGRKIYESDTADKVDISGFPLGVYYLKMSFKDGKTQIRKVIKK
- a CDS encoding helix-turn-helix domain-containing protein, translated to MEKRITVFLFLIVFSVVFSQKKDIQFYKDKFFIYQKIGVDSALVYVDEIFSSQNDADQAFGYAAKRYLLTITGKKENTQPYLLKINHYLNRIPEIENNYRNLSHIYNILGNTDMANHQPEEALKKFIKADFFAQKNNDICQHIKIKGNIAYVKLNIKQTDDAIVETHEVLSLLKENKKLYEPQTFEVIYNNIFSNLGHLYSDKFISDPQKNRVYADSALQNFNQLLRSTKDKKLLAVTYLKLGTLNNKKKNYSEATQYYLKSLNIYQDLKFKDEIFNLKYNLGVNFYESDDYERSKHNFLALSQQMEKDSLINTDYIFAQDYLSKIYLAEGKTDSVAFYNSKFIGLYKRNSEIEKKNIADIYKEINSKNLNDEIDKSSSMLRERLLFIIILFLLLGCIIAYLFYQIRKKKKIKKHLDDILLQVKNNSLNIQAKRNQFTISNEKEAEIMERFLELVEKKLYLKKEYNQAYVAKKLGTNTTYLSQTVNKYIKKSFSEYTNELRINYILKELSEDKKLRHYTTQALADRVGYRNGISFARTFKEKTGVTPFQYIEKLNDENL
- a CDS encoding tetratricopeptide repeat-containing sensor histidine kinase, with product MKRLLILLSILLSFGLQSQQLIPLNEKPYLDSLQNVLRSGGTTAAKVNTTFLLSNYYRNIDSLLSKKYLESAKTLIKSDAFLSAKYNFYEAQYNLDRNKEKAAISYQKAIKALSKFKNEESDLLQAAAWYSYGVTQKDKEGYPFLVKTILEKSIPLAKKYENSRNLGLLYTQLAVILTYNAEFKKSEEYNTKALKILEKNYPNSPELFFTYLNLANNFCYQAKGDEAKKFLDKAEALIGPHPDSSVNAFYYYGKTLYFITRQKNPEALPVIEKGIYYAKTFNQNLLAQMFYFNKYDILRKLKRYNEAKGALEDILTEKSLALDLNNRKTIYKQLSSLHEEMGNTKEALGWEQRYSKLNDSLNSENVKLEINKIEAKFNTAEKERKIATLNAEKNQKELEVNKKNSYLWGLSLILLLVISLLIFLYIILRKNKKISKQKINEIKQKEELSLTKAILEGEERERERIARDLHDGLGGMLAGVKINFSTWSASHLDPKKDQEFYKILGQLDNSVGELRHVARNLMPESLLNFGLETALNDLCEFYNRKDIEIDFQAINIEKNLPLNIQLNIYRIAQELLANAIKHSEATGILLQCSQSEKDFFITIEDNGKGFVNNKEQKTKSMGLRNLKNRVDYLKGNMEINSDSQGTTINIELNIDGE
- a CDS encoding response regulator, with amino-acid sequence MENEKINIVIVDDHPIVIEGLKMMLKSQPSFNIPETFTSGSEIIRFMDSNKVDIILLDITLPDANGTELCREIKKKSPETSVIMFSNRSERSIIMQSIQNGASGYLLKNTSIEELVICIQGALSGDIVFCNETKQIISRPSQNELPIPRLTKREKQILHLVAQGKTSNRIAEELFLSPLTVDTHRKNLLQKFQAKNSTELVNQAIEYNLIEK
- a CDS encoding alpha/beta hydrolase, which encodes MNLDYLVREPENITSATPILFMLHGYGSNEQDLFSFRETLPKDWIIISFRAPRDTQFEGYSWYDINFNDPENFIDVPQAKESLNAVLESILKIINNYGLTESKVHLCGFSQGGILCYALALKYPELFTNVACLSSYAEEKILDGIVKDKKKLEKLRFFVSHGTDDAVIPIDWGRKAAELLYDLNCYFTFREYMSGHGVNQKNYMDLMDFFSK